A genomic segment from Azospirillum thiophilum encodes:
- a CDS encoding tetratricopeptide repeat protein translates to MSIRIETIAGQQLSLPDAVRQALDYCNSGWLDISAAICDRILAAVPENPEALLVKGIAAYKARDPAAAVPILSLALRRNPASPDTAYHLGMALLLSGDLDRAELAFRSAMGARSDYAEAMTGLAEVRKAKGDADGVYGLLERAVELKNNHSPAYIAYSLMRFDRSLPPDARWNRRREVRGDRPWLSMASLGNYGRFAQTVNEYVAVRLYAESYGMEFLTPDWVGHAFFDLDDPRLDPAILPEFQGWLRCRREFADGFAERVADPLRDRDLFLGGSPVDAMLKARRADILSWLTPRSCWDRFLEPPVEMLRRCGRTLVAVHIRQTDWWNQDYTPLSLYLDWLDGLWPTLEDPVLFVATDEPKVVPEFARFSPVTKDDFPVRWEGLDYLQDFHVLTRSDILAISTGSFAATAAALNPSPHLLLRPAPGNAALERFDPWR, encoded by the coding sequence ATGTCCATCCGGATCGAAACCATAGCCGGACAGCAGCTGTCCCTGCCCGATGCCGTGCGGCAGGCGCTCGACTACTGCAATTCCGGATGGCTCGACATCAGCGCCGCCATCTGCGACCGCATCCTGGCGGCCGTTCCGGAAAACCCCGAGGCGCTGCTGGTCAAGGGCATCGCCGCCTACAAGGCCCGCGACCCGGCGGCGGCGGTGCCGATCCTGAGCCTCGCGCTGCGCCGGAACCCGGCCTCCCCCGACACCGCCTATCACTTGGGCATGGCCCTGCTGCTGTCCGGGGATCTGGACCGGGCGGAGCTGGCCTTCAGGAGCGCCATGGGCGCGCGGTCCGACTATGCCGAGGCGATGACCGGGCTTGCCGAGGTGCGCAAGGCGAAGGGAGACGCAGACGGCGTCTATGGGCTGCTGGAACGGGCCGTGGAGTTGAAGAACAACCACTCCCCGGCCTACATCGCCTATTCGCTGATGCGGTTCGACCGGTCGCTGCCGCCGGACGCCCGATGGAACCGGCGGCGGGAGGTGCGGGGCGACCGCCCCTGGCTCAGCATGGCCTCGCTCGGCAATTACGGCCGCTTCGCCCAGACGGTGAACGAGTATGTCGCCGTCCGCCTCTATGCCGAGTCCTACGGCATGGAGTTCCTGACCCCCGACTGGGTCGGCCATGCCTTCTTCGACCTCGACGACCCTCGGCTCGATCCGGCGATCCTGCCGGAATTCCAGGGCTGGCTGCGCTGCCGCAGGGAGTTCGCCGACGGCTTCGCGGAACGGGTGGCCGATCCGCTCCGCGACCGCGACCTGTTCCTGGGCGGCTCGCCGGTCGACGCGATGCTGAAGGCGCGGCGGGCCGACATTCTGTCCTGGCTGACGCCGCGCTCCTGCTGGGACCGCTTTTTGGAGCCGCCGGTGGAGATGCTGCGCCGCTGCGGCCGCACCCTGGTCGCCGTGCACATCCGCCAGACCGACTGGTGGAACCAGGACTACACACCGCTGTCGCTCTATCTCGACTGGCTGGACGGGCTGTGGCCGACGCTGGAGGATCCGGTGCTGTTCGTCGCCACCGACGAGCCGAAGGTGGTGCCGGAATTCGCCCGCTTCTCCCCGGTGACGAAGGACGATTTCCCGGTCCGCTGGGAGGGGCTCGACTATCTGCAGGACTTCCATGTCCTGACCCGGTCCGACATCCTGGCGATCAGCACCGGTTCCTTCGCCGCCACCGCCGCGGCCCTGAACCCGTCCCCGCACCTGCTGCTACGCCCAGCCCCCGGCAACGCCGCCCTGGAAAGGTTCGATCCCTGGAGGTAG
- a CDS encoding glycosyltransferase family protein has translation MTGPIMPNANLPDPVTLFCCLAPPDYYRRPLFSDREVFCGPDCPTVETGDGFSSLNTPHGEYDLAAVVARLPAHQRPELIVVKADATRRNLPRGLDRIPGTKLLLVGDTHHFAGPLRTLLAYGAMESFDAVMLDHTRQHAHAFLEAGFERVYWIPAVDYALRRRDILADPPAEFRFDLTFVGQIGAFHPWRRHVLDRLNAAGLPLVGMRAKPERAADVYAASRVTLNCSLNGDLNLRVFEALGAGGFLLTDALSPDAGLERCFTPGRHLATYRSPDELVELARHYLDHPDEAMAIRRAGQAHLLEFHSPQVKRAQFFAAVFDDRVDPALELRSERRGLRALPVRGIGFQRRLAAYEALQLLQLTASRLTVHGGGGHTGGDRGGGEDGFAADLRAMARDLPRVAFAAPDGIPEPVALPLPPSPDRVRDEAVTLLPWLDKAETDRWMVRLPGASVLCPTLSSRGHAAAAAHLADWGFVPTEPGGILFQCADALRYAARSLSDPALAAALTPELKRARLAALEPLLRTADQMMGVAQLANRLGDAALTERFLLRCAALDRQQPDALIGLARLCAASGRRAEAAVYLAEARRAARLAGLPDPAPDLGADALSNEADHPALERYRVLFRQATVPSTGRPRRILVVTNLFPPQEFGGYGRKLWEFSAELIRRGHTVKVLTADVPDLTRPGMAGTEDIEGHVDRSLTLYGYWKDGRAFTHDDPAHCAALIRTNISRVLETARDFRADACLVGNLDMLASEFLDPLTRQMGVPVLHCLGNQHPGYAPPAAPRSPLYRAGPASGWVSERLAAGGYGLPATVIHPGARVDYFHRAVMPTTDRLRIAFASLFVNYKGPQTLVNALAILHREGIDFDCTFAGEAPDADLAARCRDFVERQGMAGKVRFTGFLDRRGLSDLFARCNVLVFPSVFQEPFGISQVEAMAAGLTVIGSGTGGSGEVLRDGVDGLLFKAEDHEALAGCLRSLVRDRAAWLRMALSGRDRARDFTVARSVDRIEAVFEELGAQRI, from the coding sequence GTGACCGGTCCCATCATGCCCAATGCGAACCTGCCCGATCCCGTCACCCTCTTCTGCTGTCTGGCACCGCCCGACTATTACCGCCGGCCGCTGTTCTCCGACCGGGAGGTGTTCTGCGGCCCCGACTGCCCGACGGTCGAGACGGGCGACGGCTTCTCCTCGCTGAACACACCGCACGGCGAATATGATCTGGCGGCGGTCGTCGCCCGGCTGCCGGCGCACCAGCGGCCGGAACTGATCGTGGTGAAGGCCGACGCCACCCGGCGCAACCTTCCCCGTGGGCTGGACCGGATTCCCGGAACCAAGCTTCTGCTGGTCGGCGATACCCATCATTTCGCCGGTCCGCTGCGCACGCTGCTGGCCTATGGCGCGATGGAGAGCTTCGACGCGGTGATGCTCGACCATACCCGCCAGCATGCCCACGCCTTCCTGGAGGCGGGGTTCGAGCGGGTCTATTGGATCCCGGCGGTCGATTATGCGTTGCGCCGACGCGACATCCTGGCGGACCCCCCGGCGGAGTTCCGGTTCGACCTCACCTTCGTCGGGCAGATCGGCGCCTTCCACCCCTGGCGGCGCCATGTGCTTGACCGGCTGAACGCGGCGGGATTGCCGCTGGTGGGCATGCGGGCCAAGCCGGAGAGGGCGGCCGACGTCTATGCCGCCTCGCGCGTCACGCTGAACTGCTCGCTGAACGGCGACCTCAACCTGCGCGTCTTCGAAGCGCTGGGGGCCGGCGGCTTCCTGCTCACCGACGCGCTCTCGCCGGACGCCGGGCTGGAGCGCTGCTTCACCCCCGGCCGCCATCTCGCGACATACCGCTCGCCGGACGAGCTGGTGGAACTGGCGCGCCATTATCTCGACCACCCGGACGAGGCGATGGCGATCCGCCGGGCCGGGCAGGCGCATCTGCTGGAATTCCACAGCCCGCAGGTCAAACGTGCCCAGTTCTTCGCCGCCGTGTTCGACGACCGTGTGGATCCGGCGCTGGAGCTGCGCTCCGAACGGCGCGGCCTGAGGGCGCTGCCGGTGCGTGGCATAGGGTTCCAGCGCCGCCTCGCCGCCTACGAGGCGCTGCAGCTGCTGCAGCTGACGGCGTCGCGGCTGACCGTTCATGGTGGCGGGGGGCATACCGGTGGGGATCGGGGCGGGGGTGAAGACGGCTTCGCCGCCGACCTGCGCGCCATGGCCCGCGACCTGCCCCGCGTGGCCTTCGCAGCCCCGGACGGGATACCCGAACCGGTGGCGCTGCCGCTGCCGCCGTCCCCCGACCGGGTGCGGGACGAGGCGGTGACGCTGCTCCCCTGGCTCGACAAGGCGGAGACCGACCGGTGGATGGTCCGGCTGCCCGGCGCCTCTGTCCTCTGTCCCACCCTGTCGTCGCGTGGCCATGCCGCAGCGGCCGCCCATCTGGCCGACTGGGGCTTCGTGCCGACCGAGCCCGGCGGCATCCTGTTCCAATGCGCCGATGCCCTGCGCTATGCCGCCCGCTCGCTGTCCGATCCGGCCCTCGCGGCGGCGCTGACGCCGGAGCTGAAGCGTGCGCGCCTCGCGGCGCTGGAGCCGCTGCTGCGGACTGCCGACCAGATGATGGGGGTGGCGCAGCTCGCCAACCGGCTGGGCGACGCCGCCCTGACGGAGCGCTTCCTGCTGCGCTGCGCAGCACTGGACCGCCAGCAGCCGGACGCGCTCATCGGACTGGCCCGCCTGTGCGCGGCCAGCGGCCGGCGGGCGGAGGCTGCCGTCTATCTTGCTGAGGCCCGGCGGGCCGCCCGGCTTGCCGGCCTGCCCGATCCGGCTCCCGACCTGGGCGCCGATGCGCTTTCCAACGAGGCCGACCATCCGGCGCTGGAGCGTTACCGCGTGCTGTTCCGGCAGGCGACGGTTCCCTCGACCGGGCGGCCCCGCCGCATCCTGGTGGTCACCAACCTGTTTCCGCCGCAGGAGTTCGGCGGCTACGGCCGCAAGCTGTGGGAGTTCTCGGCCGAGCTGATCCGCCGCGGCCATACGGTGAAGGTGCTGACCGCCGACGTGCCCGACCTGACCCGGCCGGGCATGGCCGGGACCGAGGACATCGAGGGGCATGTCGACCGTTCGCTGACCCTCTATGGATATTGGAAGGACGGGCGCGCCTTCACCCACGACGACCCGGCCCATTGTGCCGCCCTGATCCGCACCAACATCAGCCGCGTGCTGGAGACCGCCCGCGACTTCCGTGCCGACGCCTGTCTGGTCGGTAACCTCGACATGCTGGCGAGCGAGTTCCTCGACCCGCTGACCCGGCAGATGGGCGTGCCGGTGCTGCATTGCCTGGGCAACCAGCATCCCGGCTACGCGCCGCCGGCGGCACCCCGCTCCCCCCTTTACCGTGCCGGGCCGGCCAGCGGCTGGGTATCGGAGCGGCTGGCCGCCGGCGGCTACGGCCTGCCCGCCACGGTGATCCATCCCGGCGCCCGCGTCGATTACTTCCACCGCGCGGTGATGCCGACGACCGACCGGCTGCGCATCGCCTTCGCCAGCCTGTTCGTCAACTACAAGGGGCCGCAGACGCTGGTCAACGCGCTTGCGATCCTGCACCGCGAGGGCATCGACTTCGACTGCACCTTCGCCGGGGAGGCGCCGGACGCCGACCTCGCGGCCCGCTGCCGCGACTTCGTGGAGCGCCAGGGCATGGCCGGCAAGGTGCGCTTCACCGGCTTCCTCGACCGCCGCGGCCTGTCCGACCTGTTCGCCCGCTGCAACGTCCTGGTCTTCCCCAGCGTCTTCCAGGAACCCTTCGGCATCTCGCAGGTGGAGGCGATGGCCGCCGGCCTGACCGTGATCGGCAGCGGCACCGGCGGCAGCGGCGAGGTGCTGCGCGACGGCGTCGACGGCCTGCTGTTCAAGGCGGAAGACCACGAGGCGCTCGCCGGCTGCCTGCGCAGCCTGGTCAGGGACCGCGCCGCCTGGCTGCGCATGGCCCTGTCCGGCCGCGACCGCGCCCGCGACTTCACCGTCGCCCGGTCCGTCGACCGCATCGAGGCGGTGTTCGAGGAACTGGGCGCCCAGAGGATCTGA
- a CDS encoding M10 family metallopeptidase C-terminal domain-containing protein, which produces MTTTLSDLSDVSAGPPVDSRLDPGAACSCLLCNATSWGAGWSAAPIAAGLGAQGGPQGASFATISTLLATGTPRWGSGGVGSGATVSYSFMEQAPSYASGSDTTGFAPLSATQRDAARQAFAAWSAVANIFFVETSDSANSGQGGSIRLGTNRQSSSAAYAYYPTGSLYDGGGDIYLSNSAATNASPTQGSYGYLTILHEIGHAIGLKHPGNYNATGGGGEPPYLSSTEDNYRYTLMSYNSHPSLGLNGLTTGPALYDIAAVQYLYGTNTGTRIGDDRYAFASNIVAVSQAIWDAGGTDSIDASGQASAVTIDLTPGAFSSIGPNGSGGRAVDNVAIADGVTIETAIGGGGNDILIGNTANNLLTGGEGSDTLTGGSGDDTLQGGGGTDTAVYNGSRSSYAVTVSADGATISGGSEGTDSLTDVEFALFADTRISLMPPAVTARTGRVFIGSSIDIDSLVTATDPAGGLVTQYEVVDNTQGAGSIMVGGVAQATGAAVSLSAAAFAGVTFAASTLTSLDELSVRAYNGVAWSRWIGFIIASRPANRPPAVQSDRTLVVQEGGPAISLGIDRPSDPDEGDSMAVTLARLPTGGILRLANGTPVTAGMTLGTADLAGLTYQVPSGTSGTPGSFAYTITDSHGAVSGQTVTLRVTSLAETMAGFDPLAYLASNPDLIAVFGTDEAAAREHYLRSGRAEGRTAASFDPLSYLASNPDMVAAFGYDRNAATRHYLAFGRREGRSAGSFDPLAYLAANADLAAAFGTDAVAATRHYLTYGQREGRGTRFDGYGYLVSNPDVAAAFGLDPAAAVRHYLSHGRQEGRGVGFDSLGYLAANTDLAAAFGPDPAAGGRHYLSYGQREGRGSSFDALSYLAANPDLAAAFGTDSTRAAEHYIRYGRLENRSTSFNAHDHLLANPDLLSVFSGSERQVKLYVVLYGNTPRRDAAGFDALSYLAANPDLAATFGTDTAAATAHYQSTGQADGRPTRFNALAYLMANPDLSAAFGGDQQQALVHFITYCRNELRPNPIGYVRPQSAGLAMAGDGLLAVGME; this is translated from the coding sequence ATGACGACCACCCTCTCCGATCTGTCCGATGTTTCGGCCGGCCCCCCGGTTGACTCCCGGCTTGACCCGGGGGCCGCCTGTTCCTGCCTGCTGTGCAATGCAACAAGCTGGGGCGCCGGCTGGAGTGCCGCGCCCATCGCCGCAGGGCTGGGCGCGCAAGGAGGGCCGCAGGGTGCCTCCTTCGCCACCATCTCGACCCTGCTGGCGACGGGGACGCCGCGCTGGGGCAGCGGCGGGGTCGGCAGCGGGGCGACGGTCAGCTATAGCTTCATGGAGCAGGCGCCGTCCTACGCCTCCGGCTCGGACACCACCGGCTTCGCGCCGCTGTCCGCCACGCAGCGCGACGCGGCGCGGCAGGCCTTCGCCGCCTGGAGCGCCGTCGCCAACATCTTCTTCGTCGAAACCTCCGACAGCGCCAACAGCGGGCAGGGCGGGTCGATCCGCCTCGGCACCAACCGGCAAAGCTCCAGCGCCGCCTACGCCTACTATCCGACCGGATCGCTCTATGACGGCGGCGGCGACATCTATCTTTCCAACAGCGCCGCGACCAACGCCAGCCCGACGCAGGGCAGCTACGGCTACCTGACCATCCTGCACGAGATCGGGCACGCCATCGGGCTGAAGCATCCCGGCAACTACAACGCCACCGGCGGCGGGGGCGAGCCGCCCTATCTGTCCTCGACCGAGGATAATTACCGCTACACGCTCATGTCCTACAACTCGCATCCCAGCCTGGGCCTGAACGGGCTGACGACGGGGCCGGCGCTGTACGACATCGCGGCGGTCCAATACCTGTACGGCACCAACACCGGCACCCGCATCGGCGACGACCGCTATGCCTTCGCCAGCAACATCGTCGCGGTCAGCCAGGCCATCTGGGATGCCGGCGGCACCGACAGCATCGACGCCAGCGGGCAGGCGTCGGCCGTCACCATCGACCTGACGCCCGGCGCCTTCAGCTCCATCGGCCCCAACGGCTCGGGCGGGCGGGCAGTGGACAATGTGGCGATCGCCGACGGCGTCACCATCGAGACCGCCATCGGCGGCGGCGGCAACGACATCCTGATCGGCAACACCGCCAACAACCTGCTGACCGGCGGCGAGGGCTCCGACACGCTGACAGGCGGATCGGGCGACGACACGCTGCAGGGCGGCGGCGGCACCGACACCGCGGTCTACAACGGCAGCCGCTCCTCCTACGCCGTCACCGTCTCCGCCGACGGCGCCACCATCTCCGGCGGCAGCGAAGGCACCGACAGTCTGACCGACGTCGAATTCGCCCTGTTCGCCGACACCCGCATCAGCCTGATGCCCCCGGCGGTGACCGCCCGGACCGGCCGGGTTTTCATCGGTTCCTCGATCGACATCGACAGCCTTGTGACGGCGACCGACCCGGCCGGCGGCCTTGTCACCCAGTATGAGGTGGTCGACAACACCCAGGGCGCCGGCTCCATCATGGTCGGCGGGGTGGCCCAGGCGACGGGTGCCGCGGTCTCACTGAGTGCGGCGGCCTTCGCCGGCGTCACCTTCGCCGCCTCCACCCTGACCAGCCTCGACGAGCTGTCGGTGCGCGCCTACAACGGCGTGGCGTGGAGCCGTTGGATCGGCTTCATCATCGCCTCGCGCCCGGCCAACCGGCCGCCGGCCGTCCAGTCGGACAGGACGCTGGTCGTGCAGGAAGGCGGGCCGGCCATATCGCTGGGCATCGATCGGCCGAGCGATCCGGACGAAGGCGACAGCATGGCCGTGACCCTGGCGCGGCTGCCGACCGGCGGCATCCTGCGGCTGGCGAACGGCACCCCCGTCACCGCCGGCATGACGCTCGGCACAGCCGATCTGGCCGGCCTGACCTATCAGGTGCCGTCCGGGACATCGGGGACGCCCGGCTCCTTCGCCTATACCATCACCGACAGTCACGGTGCGGTCAGCGGCCAGACCGTGACGCTGCGGGTCACCTCGCTGGCCGAGACGATGGCCGGGTTCGACCCGCTGGCCTATCTCGCCTCCAACCCCGACCTCATCGCCGTCTTCGGCACCGACGAGGCCGCCGCGCGCGAGCATTACCTGCGCTCCGGCCGGGCAGAGGGGCGGACCGCCGCATCCTTCGACCCGCTCTCCTATCTGGCTTCCAACCCGGACATGGTCGCCGCCTTTGGGTACGACCGCAACGCGGCGACCCGGCATTATCTGGCCTTCGGCCGGCGGGAAGGGCGCAGCGCCGGCAGCTTCGATCCGCTGGCCTATCTGGCGGCGAACGCCGATCTGGCCGCCGCCTTCGGCACCGATGCCGTCGCCGCCACCCGCCATTACCTGACCTACGGCCAGCGTGAGGGACGCGGCACCCGCTTCGACGGATACGGCTATCTGGTGTCGAACCCGGATGTCGCCGCCGCCTTCGGGCTCGACCCGGCGGCGGCGGTCCGCCATTACCTGTCCCACGGCCGGCAGGAAGGGCGCGGCGTCGGCTTCGACAGCCTGGGCTATCTGGCTGCCAACACCGACCTCGCCGCCGCCTTCGGGCCCGACCCGGCGGCAGGGGGCCGCCATTACCTGTCCTACGGCCAGCGGGAAGGGCGCGGCAGCAGCTTCGACGCGCTCTCCTATCTGGCGGCAAATCCCGATCTGGCCGCCGCCTTCGGCACCGATTCCACGCGGGCGGCGGAGCATTACATCCGCTACGGCCGGCTGGAGAACCGCAGCACCAGCTTCAACGCCCACGACCATCTGCTGGCCAACCCGGACCTGCTGAGCGTCTTCTCGGGCAGCGAACGGCAGGTGAAGCTATATGTCGTCCTCTACGGCAACACGCCGCGGCGCGACGCCGCCGGTTTCGACGCGCTGAGCTATCTGGCCGCCAACCCGGATCTGGCAGCAACCTTCGGCACCGACACCGCGGCCGCCACCGCCCACTACCAGTCCACCGGACAGGCGGACGGGCGTCCGACCCGGTTCAACGCGCTCGCCTATCTGATGGCCAACCCCGATCTCAGCGCCGCCTTCGGCGGCGATCAGCAGCAGGCGCTGGTCCATTTCATCACCTACTGCCGCAACGAGCTGCGCCCTAACCCGATCGGCTATGTCCGCCCGCAATCGGCCGGCCTTGCCATGGCCGGCGACGGGCTCCTGGCGGTGGGGATGGAATGA
- a CDS encoding tetratricopeptide repeat protein, whose product MTSIQDILQKAVGLHHGAEAGRAAALYRSVLAFEPAQPDALHLLGLLVRRDGRTADGALLMARALLLEPMHSAALLNRALTLQQLGKPDEAAAHFRRSLELDPASDISLSRLANEALVCGRLAEAGRLLRRSAALGVGSGTPDDRQRRALERRATARDLREDAEDRTLPPGLVVRGVFRDSSGYAFAVRRFVRGLVEAGIRVRLVDLNYAGTDNLPDDQIDPLLFTLDRPVRAKAVLTITTPPAVEVVPGLKTINYTMFEALDIPPLWAAQSRRHDHVVVATGSSREAWLRAGHPPDRVHVSPAGVDAVEAGSIPPSAIVDSAGRRLSDYRVRVLNVSDFNDRKNLDGLLRVWLGTTRAEDSAALLLKVGKGGGVSDGMRDLLTRVSAQIGRTLAQAAPVFLVEGKLSDADMMGLHAASTHYWSMSHGEGWDLPMAQAGAMGLTLLAPDHSAYHAYLDDRVAHMIPSPVTPGITAYAGQDWWSPDEGEAARLLRAVIDDPDGTRRPAQAHLLEHFSWQAATRRLIDLLRELDAL is encoded by the coding sequence ATGACCTCGATCCAAGACATCCTGCAGAAGGCCGTCGGCCTGCATCATGGCGCGGAGGCCGGCCGTGCGGCGGCGCTTTACCGTTCCGTCCTGGCGTTCGAGCCGGCCCAGCCGGATGCCCTGCACCTGCTCGGCCTGCTGGTCCGCCGCGACGGCAGGACGGCGGACGGCGCGCTGTTGATGGCGCGCGCGCTGCTGCTGGAGCCGATGCATTCGGCGGCGCTTCTCAATCGCGCCCTCACCCTGCAGCAACTCGGGAAACCCGACGAGGCCGCCGCGCATTTCCGGCGCAGTCTGGAACTGGACCCGGCATCCGACATCTCCCTGTCGCGTCTGGCCAATGAGGCGCTCGTCTGCGGGCGGTTGGCCGAGGCGGGCCGGCTTCTTCGCCGCTCCGCCGCCTTGGGGGTGGGCAGCGGGACCCCGGACGACCGGCAGCGCCGTGCGCTGGAGCGCCGTGCCACCGCCCGCGACCTGCGCGAGGATGCGGAGGATCGGACCCTGCCGCCTGGGCTGGTGGTGCGCGGGGTGTTCCGTGACAGCAGCGGCTATGCCTTCGCCGTCCGCCGCTTCGTCCGGGGGCTGGTGGAGGCGGGAATCCGGGTCCGGCTGGTCGACCTGAACTATGCCGGCACCGACAATCTTCCCGACGACCAGATCGATCCGCTGCTGTTCACGCTCGACCGGCCGGTGCGGGCAAAGGCGGTGCTGACCATCACCACCCCGCCGGCGGTGGAGGTCGTTCCCGGCCTGAAGACCATCAATTACACCATGTTCGAGGCTCTCGACATTCCGCCCCTGTGGGCGGCGCAGAGCCGGCGCCACGACCATGTCGTCGTCGCCACCGGGTCCTCGCGCGAGGCGTGGCTGCGTGCCGGCCATCCGCCGGACCGCGTCCATGTCAGCCCCGCCGGCGTCGACGCGGTGGAGGCCGGCAGCATCCCCCCCTCGGCCATCGTCGACAGCGCCGGCCGCCGCCTGTCCGATTACCGGGTGCGCGTCCTGAACGTCTCCGACTTCAACGACCGCAAGAACCTGGACGGGCTACTGCGGGTCTGGCTGGGCACGACGCGGGCGGAGGATTCCGCGGCCCTGCTGCTGAAGGTCGGCAAGGGCGGCGGGGTTTCCGACGGCATGCGCGACCTGCTGACGCGGGTGTCGGCACAGATCGGCCGGACGCTGGCCCAGGCGGCCCCGGTCTTCCTGGTGGAAGGCAAGCTGTCCGACGCGGACATGATGGGGCTGCATGCCGCCTCGACCCATTACTGGAGCATGTCGCACGGCGAGGGCTGGGATCTGCCGATGGCGCAGGCCGGCGCCATGGGCCTGACCCTGCTGGCGCCCGATCACAGCGCCTACCATGCCTATCTCGACGACCGGGTGGCGCACATGATCCCCAGCCCCGTCACGCCCGGCATCACCGCCTATGCCGGCCAGGACTGGTGGAGCCCCGACGAGGGCGAGGCCGCCCGGCTGCTGCGCGCGGTCATCGACGATCCCGACGGCACCCGCCGCCCGGCACAGGCACACCTGCTGGAGCATTTCAGCTGGCAGGCCGCCACCCGCCGCCTGATCGACCTTCTGCGGGAGCTGGACGCGCTGTGA